The Thermoleophilum album genome contains a region encoding:
- a CDS encoding lipopolysaccharide biosynthesis protein yields MSDLTNLRGPERRPLRGRRLALGTIAQQGSQAAGLLAMLIVTTVVGRRLSLREFGVFGLLSSLAGYLLVVQNAAAAAAVRELAASLGAGQRERRSVVFASALVLYTGGGLVAALALAICGPAVSFVLGLEGQLARDTQGGALLLATVTAIGWPLTIFRDVLRARGRFVALAVCEVAGIVAYAALVCALALTAAPLWVLIGAAGTLPPAVGLTALAARPLAGGFVARSAARPERATVGSLLAAGAGLSGAEIANAVAYTADRGLLGALGSARLVGLFEGPLRAHNVLRALSAALVTTVLPTAARLHASGDVAGLRELAQRGIRYALLLTAPAAAVVAAGAAVLLEVWLGQRYVAGASGLRLLCSYWLLQGAGAIAGAILVALGRTAVVARTAASALAANVLLALVAIPPLGVAGAALAFAVPAGLQALWLVWRLRQALDLTVRELLSAAVPGWLATALALAAAWAGLAVAGEAAWPALLVLPVALLVGWFVAFVTALKPAERAFARSLLRRLPVSEDTPGTDRRSVSEGAPRPDPR; encoded by the coding sequence GTGAGCGACCTGACGAACCTCCGCGGCCCGGAGCGACGGCCGCTGCGGGGACGGCGGCTCGCACTCGGCACGATCGCGCAGCAGGGCTCGCAGGCGGCAGGTCTGCTCGCGATGTTGATCGTGACGACTGTCGTCGGGCGGCGTCTGTCGCTGCGCGAATTCGGTGTTTTCGGGCTGCTCTCGTCGTTGGCGGGCTATCTGCTGGTGGTGCAGAACGCGGCCGCGGCGGCTGCCGTGCGTGAGTTAGCGGCGAGCCTCGGGGCGGGTCAGCGGGAGCGCCGTTCCGTGGTTTTCGCCAGTGCGCTGGTGCTCTATACCGGTGGCGGACTGGTCGCTGCCCTGGCGTTGGCGATTTGTGGGCCGGCGGTGAGTTTCGTGTTGGGGCTCGAGGGTCAGCTTGCGCGCGACACGCAGGGCGGCGCTTTGTTGCTTGCCACGGTTACCGCGATCGGCTGGCCGCTCACGATTTTTCGCGATGTGTTGCGGGCGCGCGGCCGCTTCGTCGCCCTCGCCGTCTGCGAGGTCGCGGGGATCGTCGCGTACGCGGCGCTCGTCTGCGCGTTGGCGCTTACGGCGGCGCCGCTCTGGGTGCTGATCGGTGCTGCTGGGACGCTGCCGCCGGCGGTCGGCTTGACTGCGCTTGCCGCACGACCGCTGGCGGGCGGCTTCGTCGCTCGCTCGGCGGCGCGGCCGGAGCGCGCAACCGTCGGATCGCTGTTGGCTGCGGGCGCCGGCTTGTCGGGCGCTGAGATTGCCAACGCGGTGGCTTACACCGCCGACCGCGGGCTGCTCGGGGCGCTCGGGTCGGCGAGACTGGTGGGTTTGTTCGAGGGACCGTTGCGGGCCCACAACGTGTTGCGGGCGCTGAGCGCGGCGCTGGTCACGACGGTCTTGCCAACCGCGGCGCGGCTGCATGCGAGCGGCGACGTTGCTGGCCTGCGCGAGCTCGCGCAGCGGGGGATCCGCTACGCGTTGCTGCTTACGGCACCGGCGGCGGCGGTGGTCGCTGCGGGCGCAGCGGTGCTGCTCGAGGTGTGGCTCGGCCAGCGCTACGTTGCGGGTGCCAGCGGACTGCGACTGTTGTGCAGCTACTGGCTCCTGCAGGGTGCCGGCGCGATCGCCGGTGCGATCCTGGTCGCGCTCGGTCGGACTGCCGTCGTCGCCCGGACAGCAGCATCCGCTCTGGCGGCCAACGTTTTGCTTGCGCTGGTTGCGATACCGCCGCTGGGCGTAGCGGGTGCCGCGCTCGCCTTTGCTGTACCCGCAGGGCTGCAGGCACTTTGGCTTGTTTGGCGACTCCGGCAAGCCCTCGACCTCACGGTGCGCGAGCTCCTGTCGGCGGCGGTTCCCGGATGGTTGGCAACGGCCCTCGCGCTGGCCGCGGCTTGGGCGGGTTTGGCGGTCGCCGGGGAGGCTGCGTGGCCGGCGCTGCTGGTGCTCCCGGTCGCGCTGTTGGTGGGCTGGTTCGTGGCGTTCGTGACGGCGCTCAAGCCTGCCGAGCGAGCCTTCGCGCGGTCGCTTTTGAGGCGTTTGCCGGTCAGCGAAGACACGCCTGGAACCGATCGGCGATCGGTCAGCGAAGGCGCGCCTCGACCCGATCCGCGATGA
- a CDS encoding glycosyltransferase family 4 protein, whose product MRVLLTIHHDLDRDSGAPGATLSLAKGLKQLGAEVTIFSFDDLPRRLPALAKEALFPEFVARELWRSAHRYDVVDASTGDAWLWALGRRRSPTLVTRSHGLEHVGWQAETALPGAEAPRLHLRTRLYHGWWRLREVELSLALADACVFLNSGDREWASERFGIERTRCFVVGNGLRDELLAAAETVETGDHVAIVGSWNPRKGCLTAATAMSKIAAHNPRARFRLLGTVADERQVLSSLDPQLRPRVTVIPRYQNAELPRLLAGCGVIVAPSLAEGFNIALREAAACGLAPVASDIPAHRDFVEHGNNGLLFPVGDAEALARQVLRALDDPELRRRLAEQAARAARALRWRAIAEKNARIYERAAALGRPRKAKMLATLVRRPS is encoded by the coding sequence ATGCGGGTCCTGCTGACCATTCACCACGATCTCGATCGAGACAGCGGAGCGCCGGGAGCGACGCTTTCGCTCGCCAAGGGCCTCAAACAGCTCGGGGCCGAAGTCACGATCTTTTCGTTCGACGACCTCCCGCGGCGCCTGCCTGCGCTTGCCAAAGAGGCGTTGTTTCCCGAGTTCGTGGCACGCGAGTTGTGGCGCTCCGCGCACCGCTACGACGTGGTCGACGCTTCGACGGGTGATGCCTGGCTTTGGGCGCTCGGGCGCAGACGCTCGCCGACACTCGTGACGAGATCGCACGGCCTCGAGCACGTCGGCTGGCAGGCGGAAACCGCCCTCCCGGGAGCCGAAGCACCGCGCCTGCACCTGCGCACACGCCTCTATCACGGGTGGTGGCGGCTGCGGGAAGTCGAGCTATCGCTGGCTTTGGCGGACGCCTGCGTGTTCTTGAACTCGGGCGACCGCGAGTGGGCCAGCGAGCGCTTCGGCATCGAGCGTACGCGTTGCTTTGTGGTCGGAAACGGTCTGCGAGACGAACTCCTGGCGGCCGCCGAGACCGTCGAAACCGGCGACCACGTGGCGATCGTGGGCAGCTGGAATCCACGCAAGGGTTGCCTGACTGCGGCCACGGCGATGTCCAAGATCGCGGCGCACAACCCGCGCGCCCGCTTTCGCTTGTTGGGGACGGTGGCCGACGAGCGGCAGGTGCTGAGCTCACTCGACCCCCAGCTGCGACCGCGAGTGACGGTGATCCCGCGCTACCAGAACGCCGAACTACCACGGCTGCTTGCGGGCTGCGGGGTGATCGTCGCACCGTCGCTAGCTGAGGGATTCAACATCGCCCTGCGCGAGGCAGCTGCCTGCGGCCTGGCACCGGTCGCCAGCGACATTCCCGCGCATCGTGACTTCGTTGAGCACGGCAACAACGGTTTGCTGTTTCCCGTAGGAGACGCCGAGGCGCTGGCTCGACAGGTACTGCGCGCGCTCGACGACCCGGAGCTCAGGAGGAGACTCGCAGAGCAAGCGGCGCGGGCGGCTCGAGCGCTCCGTTGGCGAGCAATCGCGGAGAAAAACGCGCGCATCTACGAGCGCGCCGCCGCATTAGGACGGCCCCGTAAAGCGAAGATGCTTGCGACCCTCGTAAGGCGGCCCTCGTAA
- a CDS encoding WecB/TagA/CpsF family glycosyltransferase, which produces MRTAPWHPLMETSTTASSPSATETASVDGRVARCRILGVPIALVDYERAMDIMDHLIDTRQRGYVCAAAVHAVVAADSDPELAAALDRATLVVPDGMPLVWAARALGHQLAGRVYGPELMARYLARCARDRRRIWLYGGHDEQWLERLEKQLRKRHPELEIAGSWSPPHRPLTATEERELAARINHDQPDVVWVGIGAPKQEKWMARMRDRLEAPVLCGVGAAFDFHAGRISQAPRWMQETGLEWLWRALQEPVRLVPRYLATNPRFIWRALRQVLRERRGR; this is translated from the coding sequence GTGCGAACCGCCCCCTGGCACCCGCTCATGGAGACGTCCACGACCGCATCTTCACCATCGGCCACCGAGACCGCGTCAGTCGACGGGCGGGTGGCGCGCTGCCGAATCCTCGGCGTGCCAATAGCGCTGGTCGACTACGAGCGCGCGATGGACATCATGGACCACCTCATTGACACGCGGCAGCGGGGCTACGTTTGCGCAGCCGCGGTCCACGCCGTGGTCGCAGCCGATAGCGATCCCGAGCTCGCAGCGGCACTCGACCGCGCGACCCTGGTGGTGCCCGATGGCATGCCACTGGTGTGGGCGGCGCGGGCACTCGGTCACCAACTCGCAGGGCGCGTCTACGGGCCCGAGCTGATGGCCCGCTACCTCGCCCGCTGCGCACGCGATCGCCGCCGCATCTGGCTCTACGGCGGCCACGACGAACAGTGGCTGGAGCGACTTGAAAAGCAACTGCGCAAGCGGCATCCCGAGCTTGAGATCGCTGGCTCGTGGTCGCCACCTCACCGCCCCCTAACAGCCACCGAGGAGCGTGAGCTGGCGGCTCGCATCAACCACGACCAGCCGGACGTCGTGTGGGTGGGTATCGGCGCCCCTAAGCAGGAGAAGTGGATGGCGCGCATGCGCGACCGCCTCGAAGCTCCCGTACTCTGCGGCGTCGGCGCGGCCTTCGACTTTCACGCCGGGCGCATCTCGCAGGCGCCGCGCTGGATGCAGGAGACGGGCCTCGAATGGCTTTGGCGCGCGCTGCAGGAGCCGGTGCGGCTGGTGCCGCGCTACCTCGCGACCAACCCGCGTTTCATCTGGCGCGCGTTGCGCCAGGTGCTGCGCGAGCGGCGTGGCCGTTAG
- a CDS encoding oligosaccharide flippase family protein translates to MSGAEARSQTGAALESREAGGRVIRGGLVRSLGYAAGAVLTAAASVLLLRYLSVADFGRYVTVMSVVAIVGGLADAGLTLIGQREYATAPTERARRALLADLVALRLVITPIGVLLALLFGLAVGYERPMLEGIALAGAGTVLAVVAGSLVVPLTTQLRFASATAVELTRQAAIAIGIACLVAIGAPFAAFFLNHIAAGAVSVLVAVLLIGSARALRPRFAPREWRRLLAEALPVAASSVVNVVYMRALVILMSVLASAQATGLFATSYRVVEVLVGVPQLMVGAAFPVLAHAGAYDRERLAYAMQRSTEAAFVAGLALAIAVSIAARPAIELLGGSRYEGAAPVLSIHVFGLVGAFVTQAWALALVSIRQQRALITVNLVGLATVAALGVPLVMVLGATGAALAAVVGELALAGSLLFFLVRADSSTAPDLRPVAKALAIAAACFAVGHLLPIAEVAAAFLASASFLLVAWRLRLLPREVTDALWPGSRLPGAR, encoded by the coding sequence ATGAGCGGAGCCGAGGCGCGGTCTCAGACGGGCGCCGCGCTCGAGTCACGCGAGGCCGGCGGCCGCGTAATCCGTGGCGGGCTGGTCAGGTCCCTGGGCTACGCCGCCGGCGCCGTCTTGACGGCCGCCGCGTCGGTGCTGCTGCTCCGATACCTGTCGGTCGCCGATTTCGGTCGCTACGTCACCGTGATGTCGGTCGTTGCGATCGTCGGTGGCCTGGCTGACGCCGGCCTCACCTTGATCGGTCAGCGCGAGTACGCCACCGCTCCGACCGAGCGCGCCCGGCGGGCGCTGCTTGCCGACCTGGTCGCGCTGCGGCTCGTGATCACGCCGATCGGCGTGCTGCTGGCGCTGCTGTTCGGTCTCGCCGTGGGTTACGAGCGCCCGATGCTCGAAGGCATCGCACTCGCCGGCGCGGGGACGGTGCTCGCTGTGGTCGCCGGGTCACTGGTCGTACCGCTCACCACCCAGCTGCGCTTCGCCAGCGCCACTGCTGTCGAGCTAACAAGGCAAGCAGCGATCGCGATCGGGATCGCCTGCCTGGTAGCGATCGGCGCGCCCTTCGCTGCTTTCTTCCTGAACCACATCGCGGCGGGGGCCGTGAGCGTCCTTGTGGCCGTGTTGCTGATCGGCTCCGCGCGTGCGCTGCGACCGCGCTTCGCTCCTCGGGAATGGCGACGCCTGCTCGCGGAGGCGCTCCCGGTCGCCGCGTCGAGCGTCGTCAACGTCGTCTACATGCGGGCGCTGGTGATCCTCATGTCGGTCCTTGCGAGTGCTCAAGCGACCGGCTTGTTTGCGACTTCCTATCGCGTGGTCGAAGTGCTGGTCGGCGTTCCCCAGCTCATGGTCGGCGCGGCCTTTCCGGTGCTGGCGCACGCCGGGGCTTACGACCGGGAACGTTTGGCGTACGCCATGCAGCGGTCCACGGAGGCAGCGTTCGTAGCTGGCTTGGCCTTGGCGATCGCGGTATCGATCGCAGCGCGACCGGCTATCGAGCTGTTAGGGGGGAGTCGCTACGAAGGCGCGGCCCCAGTGCTATCGATCCACGTGTTCGGGTTAGTTGGTGCGTTCGTGACGCAGGCGTGGGCATTAGCGCTCGTGTCGATCCGGCAGCAGCGAGCGCTGATCACGGTGAACCTGGTCGGTTTAGCGACGGTTGCCGCCCTGGGGGTGCCGCTCGTCATGGTGCTGGGTGCGACCGGCGCGGCGCTCGCGGCCGTGGTCGGAGAACTCGCGCTGGCGGGCTCGTTGCTGTTCTTCTTGGTGCGCGCTGACTCATCGACGGCGCCGGATCTGCGCCCCGTCGCCAAGGCACTAGCGATCGCAGCTGCCTGCTTTGCGGTCGGCCACCTCCTGCCCATCGCCGAGGTCGCGGCGGCGTTCCTCGCCAGCGCGTCCTTTCTGCTCGTGGCGTGGCGCTTGCGGCTTCTGCCGCGCGAGGTCACCGACGCGCTGTGGCCGGGGAGCCGGTTACCGGGAGCTCGGTGA
- a CDS encoding glycosyltransferase family 2 protein, with product MTEEREQTPDTPKVSVVVPTRDRHASLVRTLAALERQEGAPSFEVIVVDDGSEPPVESARLPRPPRLRVIRGSGQGPGSARNLGLAAARGEIVLFTDDDTIPAPQWIAAAYERLRKDPSAVGVEGPVRSAPFDALSEHSVLVERPGAHVTCNIGFRRSLLDRVGGFDQSFFAHCGYCHCEDLDLAFSVARFGPIVFEPEMVVEHPPRPMRYRERIRRARGARAEAILFARHPERFGRARHLPPRLFALVSACHHWLETLRRGDRAGKRPIRWLLRYALTAPAALAVAAWSLVRWPQRPRLAKRGGGPERLTELPVTGSPATARR from the coding sequence GTGACCGAGGAGCGCGAACAGACGCCAGACACACCGAAGGTCAGCGTGGTGGTGCCGACGCGTGATCGGCACGCCTCGCTTGTGCGCACACTGGCGGCCCTCGAGCGTCAGGAGGGCGCACCTAGCTTCGAGGTAATCGTCGTCGACGATGGCAGCGAGCCGCCGGTCGAGTCGGCGCGACTGCCGCGCCCGCCTCGGCTACGCGTCATCCGCGGGAGTGGTCAAGGGCCGGGCTCCGCACGCAACCTCGGCCTCGCGGCGGCGCGGGGGGAGATCGTGTTGTTTACCGACGACGACACGATCCCCGCGCCGCAGTGGATCGCCGCCGCTTATGAGCGCCTCCGCAAGGATCCGTCGGCGGTCGGCGTGGAGGGCCCGGTGCGCTCCGCCCCATTCGACGCTCTATCCGAGCACAGCGTGCTGGTCGAGCGACCGGGGGCTCACGTCACCTGCAACATCGGCTTCCGCCGCTCGCTGCTCGACCGTGTCGGCGGCTTCGACCAAAGCTTCTTTGCGCACTGCGGCTACTGCCACTGCGAAGACCTCGACCTCGCCTTCTCGGTAGCCCGCTTCGGACCGATCGTCTTCGAGCCGGAGATGGTCGTCGAACATCCGCCACGCCCAATGCGCTACCGGGAGCGCATTCGGCGGGCTCGCGGGGCACGCGCCGAGGCGATCCTCTTCGCTCGCCACCCCGAGCGCTTCGGCCGCGCACGACACCTTCCGCCGCGGCTCTTCGCCCTGGTGTCAGCGTGCCACCACTGGCTCGAGACGCTGCGCCGCGGCGACCGTGCGGGCAAGCGCCCGATTAGGTGGCTTCTGCGCTATGCGCTCACGGCCCCGGCAGCTCTCGCCGTCGCCGCCTGGTCGCTCGTCCGCTGGCCCCAAAGACCGCGGCTCGCGAAGCGCGGCGGGGGGCCGGAGCGCCTCACCGAGCTCCCGGTAACCGGCTCCCCGGCCACAGCGCGTCGGTGA
- a CDS encoding FkbM family methyltransferase, which produces MPRRLTSLERAEQVAALARRLGFGRAIDAVRPYALRALGTMEEEVRGLRLRAPFASHAHYIRTIKGGAEDYLLDLFVESIPEGGTVVDVGAHIGLFTLLAARAVGPSGRVIAVEPNPQTRALLQGNLALNGLAERVTVLDVAVSNQRQKATLHVNEEGFLSNLFSTEDGCEREVEVDCVPLDELLVEAPPIHVMKLDVEGAEVAALQGSHSIIAASPDITLFCELNPGTLQRAGFSPDDLLAALAELDFQAQAIDERSRTLVPVERARFDRPFVDLLAKRTGGHRAS; this is translated from the coding sequence ATGCCACGCCGCCTGACAAGCCTGGAACGTGCCGAGCAGGTCGCTGCCCTCGCTCGGCGGTTGGGTTTCGGTAGGGCGATCGACGCCGTGCGTCCGTATGCGCTGCGCGCGCTCGGAACGATGGAGGAGGAGGTGCGGGGCCTGCGCTTGCGCGCCCCGTTTGCCTCACACGCTCACTACATCCGCACGATCAAAGGCGGGGCCGAGGATTACCTGCTTGACCTTTTCGTCGAGTCGATCCCTGAGGGCGGGACGGTCGTTGACGTGGGCGCCCACATCGGGCTTTTCACGTTGCTTGCTGCGCGCGCGGTTGGGCCTAGCGGACGTGTCATTGCGGTCGAGCCGAATCCGCAGACCCGCGCTCTTCTCCAGGGAAACCTCGCACTGAACGGCCTCGCGGAGCGGGTGACGGTGCTCGACGTGGCGGTTTCGAATCAGCGTCAGAAAGCCACTCTCCACGTCAACGAGGAGGGATTCCTAAGCAACCTCTTCAGCACCGAGGATGGTTGCGAGAGAGAAGTGGAGGTTGACTGCGTGCCGCTCGACGAGCTGCTCGTCGAGGCGCCGCCGATCCACGTAATGAAGCTTGATGTGGAGGGCGCGGAGGTCGCGGCCCTTCAGGGATCCCACAGCATCATCGCGGCAAGCCCCGACATCACCCTCTTTTGCGAACTAAACCCCGGCACTCTGCAACGAGCCGGTTTTTCTCCCGACGACCTGCTGGCCGCGCTTGCCGAGCTCGACTTTCAGGCTCAGGCGATCGACGAACGCTCACGCACGCTAGTTCCGGTCGAGCGGGCACGCTTCGATCGGCCTTTCGTGGATCTCCTCGCCAAGCGCACCGGCGGCCACCGAGCTTCATGA
- the lhgO gene encoding L-2-hydroxyglutarate oxidase — protein sequence MLRRQDPLVVIGAGIVGLATARELQQRLPRQRVIVLERGSEPALGQTARNSGVVHAGIYYRPGSLKARLCVEGGRLLAAHCERLDLPFERCGKVIVARDERERPRLEELLRRARANGVRGVEIVDRQRLAAIEPHCVGVAALWSPMTAVTDFRAVAHSLADELRQLGGELRTRAQVEAIGRGPTGATGNSRLTVALANGERLTASFVVACAGADADRLAAAAGLAPQVRIVPFRGSYRTIKAPSSQLVRALIYPVPDPELPFLGAHLSRHVDGVVTLGPTALPWPLRGLPSGTGVSARRARVLKHLIHSARWPGTHRALWRYRRAGVRELSRWLWPRLLVADARSYVPALDPRDFAPGPSGIRAQAVARDGTLVDDFLVSEGPRMLHVLNAPSPAATSALALARLIADRVEARLR from the coding sequence ATGTTGAGGCGACAAGATCCCCTGGTCGTAATCGGCGCCGGGATCGTCGGGCTGGCGACCGCCCGCGAGCTGCAACAGCGTCTGCCACGCCAGCGCGTGATCGTGCTGGAGCGTGGATCCGAGCCGGCACTCGGCCAAACGGCCCGCAACAGCGGTGTCGTGCACGCCGGCATCTACTATCGGCCGGGCTCACTCAAGGCACGGCTATGTGTGGAAGGCGGGCGGCTGCTTGCCGCCCACTGCGAGCGCCTCGACCTGCCGTTCGAACGCTGCGGCAAGGTGATCGTCGCGCGCGACGAGCGTGAGCGGCCGCGACTCGAGGAGCTTTTGCGGCGAGCGCGGGCTAACGGTGTGCGCGGCGTCGAGATCGTCGACCGCCAGCGACTCGCAGCCATCGAACCGCACTGCGTCGGCGTCGCGGCGCTGTGGTCGCCGATGACCGCGGTCACCGACTTCCGCGCGGTCGCCCACTCGCTTGCCGACGAGCTGCGCCAACTTGGCGGCGAACTGCGGACGCGGGCGCAGGTCGAGGCGATCGGACGGGGTCCGACCGGTGCCACCGGCAACTCCCGCCTGACCGTCGCCCTAGCCAACGGCGAACGGCTCACAGCGAGCTTCGTAGTCGCCTGCGCCGGTGCCGATGCCGACCGCCTGGCGGCCGCCGCTGGACTCGCTCCGCAAGTTCGAATTGTGCCCTTTCGGGGCTCATACCGGACGATCAAGGCCCCCAGCTCGCAGCTCGTGCGGGCGCTGATCTACCCGGTACCGGACCCCGAACTCCCGTTCCTGGGGGCGCACCTCTCGCGGCACGTCGACGGCGTCGTGACGCTCGGACCAACCGCGCTGCCCTGGCCGCTGCGCGGGCTGCCGAGCGGCACCGGAGTCTCCGCCCGCCGTGCGCGGGTTCTCAAGCACCTCATCCACTCCGCCCGGTGGCCCGGCACGCACCGGGCGCTCTGGCGCTACCGCCGCGCCGGCGTGCGCGAGCTCAGCCGCTGGCTTTGGCCGCGCCTGCTCGTCGCCGATGCGCGCAGCTACGTACCGGCACTCGACCCGCGTGATTTCGCTCCCGGCCCCTCCGGTATCCGCGCGCAAGCGGTCGCTCGTGACGGCACCCTCGTCGACGACTTCCTGGTCTCCGAAGGCCCCCGGATGCTCCATGTCCTCAACGCGCCGTCGCCTGCCGCCACCTCGGCGTTGGCCCTCGCGCGACTCATCGCGGATCGGGTCGAGGCGCGCCTTCGCTGA
- a CDS encoding glycosyltransferase family 4 protein — translation MSEQIRPRVLLIRGHQTNSWHLRPWRYLTDRYDIVVAQTRRNWFDTSSLGLATIEAPALRDLLPPGRIGHELARIPGDRYLRPRRLFRGFDIVHSQDLGFWYSMQAAKYRRELGHKLVLTVWETIPFIDAYRNIRTRPYRRRVLAETDLFLPTTERARAALLLEGAEPERIELCPPGIDDEFLRAGAGPSAGEEPGGHDDKHRTAGRETTSAGESGGQHLILSAGRLVWEKGHQDVLRAVAAIKRGLVEHQLAQPPRVLVVGRGPEERRLKRYARELGIGELVEVRREVPYAEMPALYRRASCLVLASLPIWSWEEQFGMVMAEAACVGLAIAAARSGAIPEVAPRGALLFDPGDWLTLAQLLVQGPLSREPGARVSYPREQVDRYSGRAFAERLDRAYQRALGGFLGSSASRANRAEPELERTRCGSC, via the coding sequence ATGAGTGAACAGATCCGGCCACGCGTCCTCTTGATCCGTGGCCACCAAACCAACTCCTGGCACCTGCGTCCTTGGCGTTACCTAACGGATCGCTACGACATCGTCGTGGCGCAAACTCGTCGTAACTGGTTCGACACAAGCTCTCTGGGCCTCGCGACAATCGAGGCGCCCGCTCTCCGCGACCTGCTGCCGCCAGGCCGCATCGGGCACGAGCTCGCCCGCATCCCGGGCGATCGCTACCTGCGGCCACGGCGACTGTTCCGCGGTTTCGACATCGTGCACTCCCAAGACCTCGGCTTTTGGTACTCGATGCAAGCTGCCAAGTACCGACGCGAGCTCGGCCACAAGCTCGTTCTGACGGTGTGGGAGACGATCCCTTTCATCGACGCTTACCGCAACATCCGCACCCGTCCCTACCGTCGGCGAGTGCTCGCGGAGACCGACCTGTTTCTGCCAACCACGGAACGCGCTCGCGCGGCGCTGCTGCTTGAAGGCGCGGAGCCCGAGCGGATCGAACTGTGCCCGCCAGGCATCGACGACGAGTTCTTGCGCGCGGGTGCTGGACCGTCGGCGGGCGAGGAGCCAGGCGGACACGATGACAAGCACCGAACAGCCGGGCGTGAAACCACGAGCGCCGGAGAGAGCGGGGGCCAGCACTTGATCCTCTCCGCCGGACGCCTGGTTTGGGAAAAGGGCCACCAGGACGTACTCCGTGCAGTCGCTGCAATTAAGCGCGGGCTCGTGGAGCACCAGCTAGCCCAGCCCCCACGGGTCTTGGTCGTCGGCAGGGGACCCGAGGAAAGGCGACTCAAGCGATACGCACGCGAGCTTGGGATCGGCGAGCTGGTCGAGGTTCGTCGAGAAGTGCCGTACGCCGAGATGCCCGCGCTCTACCGACGGGCGTCGTGTCTGGTGCTCGCAAGCTTGCCGATCTGGTCTTGGGAGGAGCAGTTCGGGATGGTCATGGCCGAAGCCGCGTGCGTCGGACTCGCGATCGCTGCCGCGCGGTCAGGCGCGATTCCCGAAGTCGCACCGCGGGGGGCGCTGCTGTTCGATCCCGGCGACTGGCTGACGCTTGCGCAGCTGCTCGTGCAGGGACCGTTGTCGCGCGAACCGGGCGCCCGCGTCAGTTATCCGCGCGAGCAGGTGGATCGCTACTCGGGGCGCGCGTTCGCCGAACGCCTCGATCGCGCCTACCAGCGAGCACTCGGGGGCTTCCTGGGCAGCAGCGCCTCTCGAGCGAACCGCGCCGAACCAGAACTTGAACGGACCCGATGCGGGTCCTGCTGA
- a CDS encoding glycosyltransferase family 4 protein: MAKPRRIALNALFLAPGQSGGTETYLRALVPELAHLRPQWRFAIVTTGRGATALRADGFEAFAEIVRLPAEEFRRTRRQLAEQLLLPALVRRRGFDLLHDLAGTGPIFDPGLASVATVHDLIFKRIRTMGTLSTWGMGFVIERVAKRANAVIVPSQAAAREIATTLRLEPERITVVPHGCGRQPATRPDAQAVVRERYGLTGKRIVLCVAALRPHKNQAVLVRSLPLLPSDVQLVLVGRPEPYAQELRKLARHLEVAARVVITGTVTDETLEGLWSLASCAAFPTLAEGFGLPVLEAMARGVPVACSDIAVLREVGGDVPTYFDPHDPRAVAEALKVAMERGDNGAGPARAACFSWRRSAEATLEVYDRVLARS, from the coding sequence GTGGCGAAACCGCGGCGAATCGCACTGAACGCCCTGTTCCTAGCGCCGGGCCAGTCCGGTGGAACCGAAACCTACCTGCGAGCGTTGGTGCCGGAGCTCGCGCACCTCAGGCCTCAGTGGCGATTCGCAATCGTCACGACCGGGCGCGGCGCAACGGCCCTGCGCGCTGACGGTTTCGAGGCCTTCGCGGAGATCGTCCGCCTACCCGCCGAAGAGTTCCGCCGCACGCGCCGGCAACTGGCGGAGCAACTGCTGCTACCCGCTCTCGTGCGGCGGCGCGGCTTCGATCTGTTGCACGATCTCGCTGGGACGGGGCCGATCTTCGACCCCGGCCTCGCCAGCGTCGCCACTGTTCACGACTTGATCTTCAAACGCATTCGGACCATGGGAACCCTCAGTACGTGGGGCATGGGGTTCGTGATCGAGCGAGTCGCGAAGCGCGCAAACGCCGTGATCGTCCCCTCGCAAGCCGCGGCAAGAGAGATCGCCACGACCCTGCGACTGGAGCCCGAGCGGATCACGGTCGTACCGCACGGCTGCGGGCGGCAACCAGCGACCCGTCCGGACGCGCAAGCTGTGGTGCGCGAGCGTTACGGTCTGACCGGCAAACGGATTGTGCTCTGCGTCGCCGCGCTGCGCCCCCACAAAAACCAAGCGGTGCTGGTGCGTTCGCTGCCGCTTTTGCCGAGCGACGTCCAACTGGTCCTCGTCGGCCGACCGGAGCCTTATGCGCAAGAGCTGCGGAAGCTTGCAAGGCACCTCGAAGTTGCCGCGCGCGTTGTCATCACCGGAACCGTTACCGACGAGACGCTGGAAGGACTTTGGTCGCTCGCCAGTTGCGCGGCGTTTCCAACTCTCGCCGAGGGATTCGGCCTCCCGGTCCTCGAGGCGATGGCGCGCGGGGTGCCCGTCGCCTGTTCGGACATCGCGGTGCTGCGCGAGGTCGGTGGCGACGTCCCCACCTACTTCGATCCGCACGACCCGCGCGCAGTCGCCGAAGCCCTCAAGGTAGCGATGGAGCGTGGTGACAACGGTGCCGGACCAGCTCGTGCGGCGTGCTTCTCCTGGCGCCGCTCAGCGGAGGCGACGCTCGAGGTCTACGATCGCGTGCTCGCACGTTCGTGA